A window of Sulfurimonas gotlandica GD1 contains these coding sequences:
- a CDS encoding B12-binding domain-containing radical SAM protein: protein MSDIIFINPPYEQIAPGNDHVKHVINRSPSLGLLLLAAQARKDGYSPQIIESDLENLSAQTVADMVLEINPKFVGITLFTVGVFNASIIATLIKEKNPDITIMVGGPHISSMGYETMKKFNSFDIAALYEGEMILNKLLSSIENGDPLEDVQGIIYRDTDNSLKTTTPPPSIKELDSLPMPAWDLLPNFPKGYLPAIFDYPRAPVATYSASRGCPFKCEFCDTSTFGSKIRYNSPGKVYEIMKHLSTEYGVKHLQFVDDLFVANNAHVLRLCELLIANKIDMTWSCTARVDTVKPETLAMMKKAGCWEISFGLESGSDEMLREMKKSITAEVSARAVKWTSEAGIRVKGLFMLGYPGETKESVQTTKEFIKGLPLTTMNLSKFTPYPGSPIYKKLYGTSIREEDWDRLNGMNFVYKAEAFTQEELDKEYKEVIATFYKRVKILLHYQNMALSNPTHIKRLLLFFLGFMKTKIMQKVRA from the coding sequence ATGAGCGATATCATATTTATAAATCCTCCTTATGAACAAATCGCACCTGGGAATGACCACGTAAAACATGTCATAAACAGATCTCCATCTTTAGGACTTTTGCTTCTTGCTGCTCAAGCTAGAAAAGATGGTTACTCTCCTCAAATCATAGAGAGTGACTTAGAAAACTTATCAGCACAGACTGTTGCTGATATGGTTTTAGAGATTAACCCAAAATTTGTAGGAATTACACTCTTTACAGTAGGTGTTTTTAACGCTTCTATCATAGCCACTCTTATAAAAGAGAAAAATCCTGACATCACGATTATGGTTGGTGGACCACATATCTCTTCTATGGGTTATGAGACTATGAAAAAGTTTAATAGTTTTGATATAGCTGCTCTGTATGAGGGAGAGATGATACTTAATAAACTACTCTCTAGCATTGAAAATGGAGATCCCTTAGAAGATGTTCAAGGTATTATTTATAGAGATACAGATAACTCTCTAAAAACAACTACTCCACCTCCAAGCATAAAAGAGCTCGATAGCCTACCTATGCCTGCATGGGATCTTCTGCCTAACTTTCCAAAAGGATATCTTCCTGCTATTTTTGATTATCCTAGAGCTCCTGTGGCTACTTACTCAGCTTCAAGAGGTTGTCCTTTTAAATGCGAGTTTTGTGACACTTCTACCTTCGGCTCAAAGATAAGATATAACTCTCCTGGGAAAGTTTATGAGATTATGAAGCACTTAAGCACAGAGTATGGAGTAAAGCATCTACAGTTTGTAGATGATCTCTTTGTTGCAAACAATGCACATGTTTTAAGACTTTGTGAACTTTTAATAGCTAATAAAATAGATATGACTTGGAGTTGTACAGCTAGAGTTGACACGGTAAAACCTGAGACTCTGGCTATGATGAAAAAGGCTGGATGCTGGGAAATAAGTTTTGGTCTTGAGAGCGGTTCTGACGAGATGCTGAGAGAGATGAAAAAATCAATCACAGCAGAAGTCTCTGCTCGAGCTGTTAAGTGGACAAGCGAAGCTGGCATCAGAGTCAAAGGACTCTTTATGCTTGGTTATCCTGGAGAGACAAAAGAGAGTGTGCAAACTACAAAAGAGTTTATAAAAGGTCTGCCACTGACAACTATGAATCTCTCAAAGTTCACTCCATATCCAGGCTCTCCAATCTATAAAAAGCTATACGGGACATCTATTAGAGAAGAGGACTGGGATAGGCTAAACGGCATGAACTTTGTATATAAAGCAGAGGCTTTTACACAAGAAGAATTGGACAAAGAGTACAAAGAAGTAATAGCCACTTTTTATAAACGTGTTAAAATACTACTTCACTATCAGAATATGGCGCTTTCAAATCCAACTCATATAAAAAGACTTTTACTCTTTTTTCTAGGATTTATGAAGACAAAAATAATGCAAAAGGTTAGAGCATAA
- a CDS encoding beta-ketoacyl-[acyl-carrier-protein] synthase family protein codes for MRRVVITGVGLNSPLGNSYDELYESLKNEKCGIEYIPEWEEIDHLGTKVAGIVKDVDLKSIPRKYRRSMDRVAQLSAISTADAIADANLAQEIISSKRCGIAFGSTMGGNETLFEYVPEVKQSMSFRGQNSMAFLKIMSHTVAANLAQMFSIKGRNIPTCSACTSSAQAIGAGYESIKYGMSDIMICGGAEGLHYLAAGVFDVMGAASTKHNDEPELASRPFDESRNGLVLGEGSGAVVLEELDHALARGAKIYGEVIGYATSCDGEHITTPSKEGMMQVMETSLEDASINAQDIDYINAHATATQMGDIAESNATFSLFGSKTPVSSTKGHMGHLLGGCGVVESIICLIALNKSLLPKTMNFKNLDKECANINVLGENMQKDITIAMNNNFAFGGINSSLIFKKYKGNS; via the coding sequence ATGCGAAGAGTTGTAATAACTGGTGTAGGACTAAACTCACCACTTGGAAATAGTTATGACGAACTGTACGAGAGTTTAAAAAATGAGAAATGCGGAATTGAATATATACCTGAGTGGGAAGAGATAGACCATCTAGGTACAAAAGTTGCCGGCATCGTAAAAGACGTCGATCTGAAATCAATCCCAAGAAAGTACCGCCGTTCTATGGATAGAGTTGCTCAACTCAGCGCAATCTCAACCGCAGATGCAATAGCAGATGCAAATCTGGCACAAGAGATTATCAGCTCAAAAAGATGTGGCATCGCCTTTGGCTCAACTATGGGTGGAAATGAGACTCTTTTTGAATATGTTCCAGAAGTAAAACAGAGTATGAGCTTTCGTGGACAAAACTCAATGGCCTTTTTAAAAATAATGAGTCATACAGTAGCTGCGAACTTAGCCCAAATGTTCTCAATCAAAGGGCGTAACATTCCAACTTGTTCAGCTTGTACTTCATCAGCTCAAGCAATAGGCGCTGGCTATGAAAGTATTAAATACGGCATGAGTGACATTATGATATGTGGAGGGGCTGAAGGTCTTCACTATTTGGCAGCTGGTGTTTTTGATGTTATGGGAGCTGCTTCTACGAAACACAATGATGAACCTGAACTGGCTTCTCGTCCATTTGATGAGAGTCGTAATGGTTTAGTCTTAGGTGAAGGAAGCGGTGCTGTTGTTTTAGAAGAGCTTGATCACGCTCTGGCTCGTGGAGCTAAGATATATGGAGAAGTAATAGGTTATGCAACTTCATGTGATGGTGAACATATTACAACTCCATCAAAAGAGGGAATGATGCAAGTAATGGAGACATCTTTAGAAGATGCCTCTATAAATGCCCAAGATATTGATTATATAAACGCTCACGCTACAGCGACTCAAATGGGAGATATAGCAGAATCTAATGCTACCTTTAGCCTTTTTGGTTCTAAGACTCCTGTTAGTAGCACAAAAGGTCATATGGGACATCTTCTTGGCGGGTGTGGAGTAGTTGAATCTATTATCTGTCTCATCGCTTTAAATAAATCTCTTCTTCCAAAAACAATGAATTTTAAAAACTTAGATAAAGAGTGTGCTAATATTAATGTTTTAGGAGAAAATATGCAAAAAGATATTACAATTGCGATGAATAATAATTTTGCATTTGGTGGGATAAATAGCTCACTGATTTTTAAAAAATATAAAGGCAACAGTTAA
- a CDS encoding acyl carrier protein has translation MTQEEVYDKIVSVLVEEFEVDSDDINVDANLFTDLELDSLDAIDLMVTLDKELGIEIKTEEMKDIRTVKDVCDFVLATSNNE, from the coding sequence ATGACTCAAGAAGAAGTATATGACAAAATAGTATCTGTATTAGTTGAAGAATTTGAAGTTGATAGTGATGACATCAATGTAGATGCCAACCTGTTTACAGATTTGGAACTTGACTCTTTAGATGCTATCGACCTTATGGTAACTCTAGATAAAGAGTTAGGAATAGAGATTAAAACTGAAGAGATGAAAGATATACGAACAGTAAAAGACGTGTGTGATTTTGTTTTAGCTACAAGTAATAATGAGTAG
- a CDS encoding lysophospholipid acyltransferase family protein, translating into MRLGCIASSFAFILFFGLIGLFVIPSLLIYGISYPFVKYPQDRFQYLSSVIYKIFFFSIPRIKLDIKLLEELPKSAVYVSTHQSNLDYPILGYFIQKYLIMTTMNFKKIPFISQVGHLIGIRHLDKNNLGNISDTYGEFEQMLQEDRNVVFFAEGTRGSGKGLGRFKKGAFRLAMKTNKPIIPIVIDGSADILAKGNFCFSGTKKANIKVQMLEPIYPDKFSNESDMLKYTHNIMSESCQK; encoded by the coding sequence ATGCGATTAGGATGCATAGCAAGTAGTTTTGCCTTTATACTGTTTTTTGGTCTTATAGGATTATTTGTAATTCCATCACTACTCATCTACGGCATCTCTTATCCATTTGTAAAGTACCCGCAAGACAGATTTCAGTATCTATCAAGTGTTATCTATAAAATATTTTTCTTTTCTATACCAAGAATAAAATTAGATATAAAACTACTTGAAGAACTCCCAAAAAGTGCTGTATATGTATCAACTCATCAATCAAACTTAGACTATCCAATCCTTGGATATTTCATACAAAAGTATCTCATAATGACTACGATGAACTTTAAAAAAATCCCTTTTATTTCACAAGTCGGGCATCTAATAGGCATAAGACATTTAGACAAAAATAACCTTGGCAACATCAGTGATACCTATGGTGAGTTTGAGCAGATGCTCCAAGAAGATAGAAACGTAGTCTTCTTTGCAGAGGGAACTCGCGGTAGTGGAAAAGGACTTGGAAGATTTAAAAAGGGTGCATTTAGACTTGCAATGAAGACTAATAAACCAATTATCCCAATCGTAATCGACGGCTCAGCAGATATACTTGCAAAAGGTAATTTTTGTTTCTCCGGCACTAAAAAAGCCAATATAAAAGTCCAGATGCTAGAACCGATATATCCTGATAAGTTTTCCAACGAGAGCGATATGTTAAAATACACACACAATATTATGAGTGAGTCATGTCAAAAATAA